A stretch of the Clavibacter sp. B3I6 genome encodes the following:
- a CDS encoding S8 family serine peptidase has product MPIHRETIPPGRRRALHAARPLTACALAFALAAAGGSAAGAAVLPQAAVPLDAADGHYLVTLKGQPAATYDGTLDGLPRTEVDAGARLDARSDAVQRYTDHLAEAHRSVADSIGVTPTHEYSLTTNGFSAALTAAQVRALGRSADVLSVEPDRTRHTQSTPAMRALGLEGDHGLWAAAGGADKAGAGTVIADIDTGIAPDNPSIAGRPLRSSPGDEPYRDGTGIAFRKADGSVFHGACQTGPGFTAADCSTKLIGARYFDAGRRASGAALGPQEIRSPRDTLGHGTHTASTAAGDVGVPAAIEGHVLDSISGVAPAARIAAYKACWQGPDPDVETDDGCEESDVIAAIDQATADGADVINMSLGGSGKSTDAWQRALLGAASAGVFVAASAGNSGPDAGTVANLEPWITTVAASSVPDNYSATVELGDGERFSGASITVPSAVTGPLVRAAVSGVVGAKSPELCGEGTLDPAKVTGRIVQCDRGVSGRGAKSAEVRRAGGIGMVLTDVEAGSQEFDTHAVPTVHLGVDARPAVVAYAATVGATATLTPGNTSGVQRPAPQVAAFSSRGPDESDGGDIIKPDITAPGAGILAASADSDGKPGFAVLSGTSMAAPHIAGFALLYLGLHPTASPSEIKSAMMTTATDTVDAQGRPATDPFAQGAGQIAPDRYLHPGLVYASGPRDWAGYAAQTGLELPHPAAAVPVSQLNLPSIAVGSLVGSATVTRTVTSQAAGTWTASVQGVAGAAVSVSPARLTFTGPGQTRTFRVRIAAKAGASMGAWTTGSLTWSGAGGTVRSPLAVRPLQLEAPTAVAGSGTTGKAAVTVTSGVTGRIGLTASGLAKGQVLRDPSGPPTGPTLSLTEGQPREVPFTVTAGEGALVLAATPRDGESDLALQLERVAADGTRTVVDVQLTSSPSERIVVPAPPAGSYVATVRADSVAGSAATADVDLTRYDVPASGGEGAFAVTPAQLRVTAGRKATYTASWSGLAPGSRYVGVVSYAGTGAVTLVDVTTPARAGRPAG; this is encoded by the coding sequence ATGCCCATCCATCGAGAGACGATCCCGCCCGGCCGGAGGCGCGCCCTGCACGCGGCCCGGCCCCTCACCGCCTGCGCCCTGGCGTTCGCGCTCGCCGCCGCGGGAGGTTCCGCGGCCGGGGCCGCCGTCCTCCCGCAGGCCGCCGTCCCGCTCGACGCCGCCGACGGCCACTACCTCGTCACGCTCAAGGGCCAGCCGGCCGCCACCTACGACGGGACCCTCGACGGGCTCCCGCGCACGGAGGTCGACGCCGGCGCGCGCCTCGACGCGCGGTCCGATGCCGTCCAGCGCTACACCGACCACCTCGCCGAGGCGCACCGCTCGGTCGCGGACTCGATCGGCGTGACGCCCACGCACGAGTACTCCCTCACGACGAACGGCTTCTCCGCGGCCCTGACCGCGGCGCAGGTCCGGGCGCTCGGCCGCTCGGCCGACGTCCTGAGCGTCGAGCCCGACCGGACGAGGCACACCCAGTCGACGCCCGCGATGCGGGCGCTCGGCCTCGAGGGCGACCACGGGCTCTGGGCGGCCGCGGGAGGTGCGGACAAGGCGGGCGCGGGCACGGTGATCGCCGACATCGACACCGGCATCGCCCCCGACAACCCGTCGATCGCGGGGAGGCCCCTCCGGTCGAGCCCGGGCGACGAGCCCTACCGCGACGGCACCGGCATCGCGTTCCGGAAGGCCGACGGCAGCGTCTTCCACGGGGCCTGCCAGACCGGGCCCGGCTTCACGGCGGCCGACTGCTCGACGAAGCTCATCGGCGCCCGCTACTTCGACGCCGGGCGGAGGGCGTCCGGGGCCGCCCTCGGGCCGCAGGAGATCCGCTCCCCGCGCGACACGCTCGGACACGGCACCCACACCGCCAGCACCGCCGCGGGTGACGTGGGCGTCCCGGCCGCGATCGAGGGACATGTCCTCGACAGCATCTCGGGCGTCGCACCGGCGGCGAGGATCGCCGCGTACAAGGCCTGCTGGCAGGGACCCGACCCGGACGTCGAGACCGACGACGGGTGCGAGGAATCCGACGTCATCGCGGCCATCGACCAGGCCACGGCCGACGGCGCGGACGTCATCAACATGTCGCTCGGCGGCAGCGGGAAGTCGACGGACGCGTGGCAGCGGGCCCTCCTGGGCGCCGCGAGCGCCGGCGTCTTCGTCGCCGCCTCGGCGGGCAACAGCGGACCCGACGCCGGCACCGTGGCGAACCTCGAGCCCTGGATCACGACGGTCGCGGCGAGCAGCGTGCCGGACAACTACTCGGCCACCGTGGAGCTCGGCGACGGCGAGCGCTTCTCCGGTGCCTCCATCACGGTGCCGTCCGCGGTCACGGGCCCGCTCGTGCGCGCCGCGGTCTCCGGCGTCGTCGGTGCGAAGTCGCCGGAGCTGTGCGGGGAGGGCACCCTGGACCCGGCGAAGGTGACGGGCCGCATCGTCCAGTGCGACCGCGGCGTGTCGGGGCGCGGCGCCAAGAGCGCCGAGGTCCGGCGCGCGGGCGGGATCGGCATGGTCCTCACCGACGTGGAGGCGGGCTCGCAGGAGTTCGACACCCACGCCGTGCCGACCGTGCACCTCGGCGTCGACGCCCGGCCCGCGGTCGTGGCGTACGCCGCGACGGTCGGCGCGACCGCGACGCTCACGCCCGGCAACACCTCGGGCGTGCAGCGCCCGGCCCCGCAGGTGGCCGCCTTCAGCTCGCGCGGACCCGACGAGTCCGACGGCGGCGACATCATCAAGCCCGACATCACGGCTCCGGGTGCCGGCATCCTCGCGGCGTCCGCGGACAGCGACGGCAAGCCGGGCTTCGCCGTCCTCTCGGGCACGTCGATGGCGGCGCCGCACATCGCGGGGTTCGCGCTCCTCTACCTCGGGCTCCACCCGACGGCATCGCCGTCGGAGATCAAGTCGGCGATGATGACGACCGCCACGGACACGGTCGACGCGCAGGGCAGGCCCGCGACCGACCCCTTCGCGCAGGGCGCCGGCCAGATCGCGCCGGACAGGTACCTCCACCCGGGCCTCGTATACGCGAGCGGGCCGCGCGACTGGGCGGGATACGCCGCCCAGACGGGGCTCGAGCTGCCGCATCCCGCGGCGGCCGTGCCGGTGTCGCAGCTCAACCTGCCGAGCATCGCGGTCGGCTCGCTGGTCGGCAGCGCGACCGTCACGCGGACGGTGACGTCGCAGGCCGCCGGGACGTGGACCGCGTCCGTGCAGGGGGTGGCCGGTGCCGCCGTGTCGGTCAGCCCCGCGCGGCTGACGTTCACGGGGCCGGGCCAGACCCGCACCTTCCGCGTCCGCATCGCGGCCAAGGCCGGAGCGTCCATGGGAGCCTGGACGACCGGGTCGCTCACCTGGTCGGGCGCCGGGGGCACCGTCCGCAGCCCCCTCGCCGTGCGCCCCCTGCAGCTCGAGGCCCCGACGGCCGTCGCGGGCAGCGGCACCACCGGGAAGGCCGCCGTGACGGTGACGTCCGGTGTCACGGGACGGATCGGGCTGACCGCGTCCGGCCTCGCGAAGGGGCAGGTGCTCCGCGACCCGTCCGGACCGCCGACGGGGCCGACCCTCTCCCTCACGGAGGGCCAGCCGCGCGAGGTCCCGTTCACCGTCACCGCGGGCGAGGGGGCGCTGGTGCTCGCCGCGACCCCGCGGGACGGCGAGTCGGACCTCGCCCTGCAGCTGGAGCGGGTCGCCGCGGACGGCACGCGCACGGTGGTGGACGTGCAGCTGACGTCGTCGCCGTCGGAGCGGATCGTCGTGCCGGCGCCCCCGGCCGGGTCGTACGTCGCGACGGTGCGGGCCGACTCGGTGGCGGGGTCGGCGGCGACGGCCGACGTCGACCTGACCCGGTACGACGTCCCCGCCTCGGGCGGGGAGGGGGCCTTCGCGGTCACGCCCGCGCAGCTCCGCGTCACGGCGGGGCGGAAGGCGACGTACACCGCGTCGTGGTCCGGCCTCGCACCGGGTTCCCGGTACGTCGGGGTCGTGTCGTACGCGGGAACCGGCGCCGTCACCCTGGTCGACGTCACGACGCCCGCGAGGGCGGGGCGCCCCGCGGGCTGA
- a CDS encoding S8 family serine peptidase — protein MIPRSPRLRTESARAASLRRATASVAATALVAAGLVTLGAGGALAAPAPTVATQASDLKDGRYIVTLADEAAATYQGGVSGLAATQARSGAQLDAEAAPVVEYTDYLKQQQEEVAASVGADISYSYSLTVNGFSADLTAAQAAKLSTDRAVASVEPDRIYHPTSTPAADFLGLTGPDGVWAKTGGQEKAGEGAVIGVIDTGIAPENPSFAGEPLGRAKGSEPYRQGTTIRYDKGDGTQFTGLCQSGPQFTAADCSTKIVGARYYVDGFGKRNIGTAKTGEYLSPRDGDGHGSHTASTAAGNAGVTATIGGNDLGEISGVAPASKISSYKVCWSGPDPASQDDDGCAGADLVAAIEQATADGVDVINYSIGGGSAATTVSATDVAFLGAAAAGIFVSASAGNSGPGASTLDNASPWITTVGASTVAGNFQATAQLGNGTAFAGASITVTEPVSGAFVTAASVAAAGATTPALCGPGSLDPAKAAGKIILCERGTFDRVAKSAEVARAGGIGMVLVNPTPNSTDSDTHAVPTVHLDADAYAAVSAYAATPGATVTLVPDNTTGIEEPTPQVAGFSSRGPVLADGSDILKPDVTAPGVAIIAATNNPKGGEPTYGLLSGTSMAAPHVAGLALLYLGEHPKAPVSEIKSALMTTAYDTVDGDGQPVTDPFTQGAGHVDPTRYLSPGLLYLNDLDDWLGYVAGVGYDSGADPVDPSELNLASIAIGTLTGAETVTREVTSTGPGTYTASIQGLEGVRTDVTPKTLEFTAAGQTKSFEVSFTRTTATVDEYATGSLTWTGGGTTVRSPIAVNPVSIAAPAEVRGEGTDGSVDVTVTPGTTGPIDLTAEGLTAGRAFPDPDDAASPSTGSGAAKESFQYRTTVPEGQLATRIDLDADDDAADLDLSVFRLEDGEPVEQFDSATASADESVTIDTPVAGDYVVQVSIFSIPKGQRTEEFTVTQFDLSATTDEGAFTVTPDPIDATQSRPVTYTASWSGLAPETAYLGRVAYAGSEATTYVRVESGAAPAPEATAPPVITGTPAVGQTLTASTGEWDAEGLTFSYAWYADGKPLAGQTRATLRVSPPVAGKEITVVVTATRADGATGTATSAGVRVKQASTITVGLTPSVLTSTQKAVVTVKVDSPAAAAPTGTVTVTVGSDAYEVALDAAGTGRVELPAYAKGRYAVVATYPGDDANTAGTSSPKYLVVSR, from the coding sequence GTGATCCCACGCTCCCCGCGGCTCCGCACGGAGTCCGCCCGCGCCGCATCGCTGCGCAGGGCGACGGCCTCCGTCGCCGCCACCGCCCTCGTGGCCGCCGGTCTCGTGACCCTCGGAGCCGGAGGTGCCCTGGCGGCCCCCGCCCCGACCGTCGCGACGCAGGCGTCCGATCTGAAGGACGGCCGCTACATCGTGACCCTCGCCGACGAGGCCGCCGCGACCTACCAGGGCGGCGTCTCCGGGCTCGCCGCGACGCAGGCGCGCTCGGGCGCGCAGCTCGACGCCGAGGCCGCCCCGGTCGTCGAGTACACCGACTACCTGAAGCAGCAGCAGGAGGAGGTCGCCGCCAGCGTCGGCGCCGACATCTCCTACTCGTACTCCCTCACGGTCAACGGGTTCTCCGCCGACCTCACCGCCGCGCAGGCCGCGAAGCTGTCGACCGACCGCGCCGTCGCGAGCGTCGAGCCCGACCGGATCTACCACCCCACCTCGACCCCGGCCGCGGACTTCCTCGGCCTCACGGGACCCGACGGGGTCTGGGCGAAGACGGGCGGCCAGGAGAAGGCCGGCGAGGGCGCCGTCATCGGCGTCATCGACACCGGCATCGCGCCCGAGAACCCGTCCTTCGCGGGGGAGCCGCTCGGCCGCGCCAAGGGGTCCGAGCCGTACCGGCAGGGCACGACCATCCGCTACGACAAGGGCGACGGCACGCAGTTCACCGGCCTCTGCCAGAGCGGCCCGCAGTTCACGGCAGCCGACTGCTCCACGAAGATCGTCGGCGCGCGCTACTACGTCGACGGCTTCGGCAAGCGCAACATCGGCACGGCGAAGACGGGCGAGTACCTCTCCCCGCGCGACGGCGACGGCCACGGCTCGCACACCGCGTCCACCGCGGCCGGCAACGCCGGCGTGACCGCGACCATCGGCGGCAACGACCTCGGCGAGATCTCGGGCGTCGCGCCCGCGTCGAAGATCTCGTCGTACAAGGTCTGCTGGTCCGGACCCGACCCCGCGTCGCAGGACGACGACGGCTGCGCGGGCGCGGACCTCGTCGCCGCCATCGAGCAGGCGACCGCGGACGGCGTCGACGTCATCAACTACTCCATCGGCGGCGGATCCGCGGCGACCACGGTCTCCGCGACCGACGTCGCGTTCCTCGGCGCCGCCGCGGCCGGCATCTTCGTGTCCGCCTCGGCGGGCAACTCCGGCCCCGGCGCCTCGACGCTCGACAACGCCTCGCCGTGGATCACCACGGTCGGCGCGAGCACGGTCGCGGGCAACTTCCAGGCGACGGCGCAGCTCGGGAACGGCACGGCCTTCGCGGGCGCGTCGATCACCGTCACCGAGCCCGTCTCGGGCGCCTTCGTCACGGCGGCCTCCGTCGCCGCGGCCGGCGCCACCACGCCGGCGCTCTGCGGCCCCGGATCCCTCGACCCGGCGAAGGCCGCGGGGAAGATCATCCTGTGCGAGCGCGGCACGTTCGACCGCGTCGCCAAGTCGGCTGAGGTCGCACGCGCCGGCGGCATCGGCATGGTGCTCGTGAACCCGACCCCCAACTCGACGGACTCCGACACCCACGCGGTGCCGACGGTCCACCTCGACGCGGACGCGTACGCGGCGGTGTCGGCCTACGCGGCCACGCCGGGCGCGACCGTCACCCTCGTGCCCGACAACACCACGGGCATCGAGGAGCCGACGCCCCAGGTCGCCGGCTTCAGCTCGCGCGGCCCGGTCCTCGCGGACGGCAGCGACATCCTGAAGCCCGACGTCACGGCGCCCGGCGTCGCGATCATCGCGGCGACCAACAACCCGAAGGGCGGCGAGCCGACCTACGGCCTCCTGTCCGGCACGTCGATGGCCGCCCCGCACGTCGCCGGCCTCGCGCTCCTCTACCTCGGCGAGCACCCGAAGGCGCCCGTCTCGGAGATCAAGTCCGCGCTCATGACGACCGCCTACGACACGGTGGACGGCGACGGCCAGCCCGTCACCGACCCGTTCACGCAGGGCGCGGGTCACGTCGACCCGACGCGCTACCTGTCGCCCGGCCTGCTGTACCTGAACGACCTCGACGACTGGCTCGGCTACGTCGCCGGCGTCGGGTACGACAGCGGCGCCGACCCGGTCGACCCCTCCGAGCTCAACCTGGCGAGCATCGCGATCGGCACCCTCACGGGTGCCGAGACCGTGACGCGCGAGGTCACCTCCACGGGCCCCGGCACGTACACGGCGTCGATCCAGGGCCTCGAGGGCGTGCGCACCGACGTCACGCCGAAGACGCTCGAGTTCACAGCCGCCGGCCAGACCAAGTCGTTCGAGGTGTCGTTCACGCGCACCACGGCGACGGTCGACGAGTACGCCACCGGATCGCTCACCTGGACGGGCGGCGGCACGACCGTGCGCAGCCCGATCGCGGTGAACCCCGTCAGCATCGCGGCCCCGGCCGAGGTGCGCGGCGAGGGCACCGACGGATCCGTCGACGTCACCGTCACGCCCGGCACCACCGGCCCGATCGACCTCACGGCCGAGGGACTGACCGCCGGTCGCGCGTTCCCGGACCCGGACGACGCCGCGTCGCCGTCCACCGGATCGGGCGCCGCCAAGGAGTCCTTCCAGTACCGCACGACGGTGCCGGAGGGCCAGCTGGCCACGCGGATCGACCTCGACGCGGACGACGACGCCGCCGACCTCGACCTGTCGGTCTTCCGGCTCGAGGACGGGGAGCCCGTCGAGCAGTTCGACTCGGCGACCGCCTCGGCCGACGAGTCCGTGACCATCGACACCCCGGTCGCCGGCGACTACGTCGTCCAGGTGTCGATCTTCTCGATCCCGAAGGGCCAGCGCACCGAGGAGTTCACGGTCACGCAGTTCGACCTCTCCGCGACGACGGACGAGGGCGCCTTCACGGTGACCCCCGACCCGATCGACGCGACGCAGAGCCGTCCGGTCACCTACACCGCCTCGTGGAGCGGCCTCGCTCCCGAGACGGCGTACCTCGGCCGCGTCGCCTACGCGGGCAGCGAGGCCACGACGTACGTGCGCGTCGAGTCCGGCGCGGCGCCGGCCCCGGAGGCCACCGCGCCTCCCGTCATCACCGGCACCCCCGCCGTCGGGCAGACGCTCACCGCGTCGACCGGCGAGTGGGACGCCGAGGGCCTCACGTTCTCGTACGCCTGGTACGCGGACGGGAAGCCCCTCGCCGGGCAGACGCGGGCGACCCTCCGGGTCTCGCCCCCGGTCGCCGGCAAGGAGATCACGGTGGTCGTCACCGCGACGCGCGCCGACGGCGCCACGGGCACCGCGACCAGCGCGGGCGTCCGGGTGAAGCAGGCCAGCACGATCACGGTGGGCCTCACTCCGTCCGTCCTGACGAGCACGCAGAAGGCCGTCGTCACCGTGAAGGTCGACAGCCCGGCCGCCGCGGCGCCCACCGGCACCGTCACCGTGACGGTCGGCTCGGACGCGTACGAGGTGGCGCTCGACGCGGCCGGCACCGGCCGCGTGGAGCTCCCGGCGTACGCGAAGGGCCGCTACGCGGTCGTCGCGACCTACCCGGGCGACGACGCGAACACGGCGGGGACCAGCTCGCCGAAGTACCTCGTCGTGAGCCGCTGA
- a CDS encoding ATP-binding cassette domain-containing protein, protein MAVIEAEGLVKTYHPRGAPPVHALAGLDLDVPEGTVLGLLGPNGAGKTTAVKVLTTLVAPHSGTARVDGVDVLARPAEVRAMIGVSGQYAAVDENLTAFENLDMVGRLYHLGRRASRARADELIGTFGLTEARDRAVKGFSGGMRRRIDLAGALVARPRVLFLDEPTTGLDPRSRLGLWDVITQLVTEGTTVLLTTQYLEEADRLADDIAVIDGGTVIARGTADELKSSIGGHRVEVALVRDADGPTVRGILERAGTTIPAVSSDGRTLSVQVDDGPRALAAVVGELTAAGIELHDAGMRRPTLDDVFLRLTGHATAGNEEDGDGGATGAGGSDPAAVHRAAGRAQGSDAA, encoded by the coding sequence ATGGCCGTCATCGAAGCCGAGGGGCTCGTCAAGACCTACCACCCGCGCGGGGCGCCGCCGGTGCACGCCCTCGCGGGCCTCGACCTCGACGTGCCCGAGGGCACCGTCCTCGGGCTGCTCGGACCGAACGGCGCCGGGAAGACCACCGCCGTGAAGGTCCTCACCACGCTCGTGGCGCCGCACTCCGGCACCGCCCGGGTCGACGGCGTCGACGTGCTCGCCCGCCCCGCCGAGGTGCGCGCGATGATCGGCGTCTCCGGCCAGTACGCCGCCGTCGACGAGAACCTCACCGCGTTCGAGAACCTGGACATGGTGGGTCGCCTGTACCACCTCGGTCGCCGCGCCTCCCGGGCGCGGGCCGACGAGCTGATCGGCACGTTCGGCCTGACCGAGGCGCGCGACCGCGCCGTCAAGGGGTTCTCGGGCGGCATGCGGCGGCGCATCGACCTGGCCGGCGCGCTCGTCGCCCGGCCCCGCGTGCTGTTCCTCGACGAGCCGACCACGGGCCTCGACCCGCGCAGCCGCCTCGGCCTCTGGGACGTGATCACCCAGCTCGTCACCGAGGGCACGACCGTGCTGCTCACCACGCAGTACCTGGAGGAGGCGGACCGCCTGGCCGACGACATCGCGGTGATCGACGGCGGCACCGTCATCGCGCGCGGCACCGCGGACGAGCTGAAGAGCTCCATCGGCGGGCACCGGGTGGAGGTCGCGCTGGTGCGCGACGCGGACGGGCCCACCGTGCGCGGGATCCTCGAGCGCGCGGGCACGACCATCCCCGCGGTGTCCTCCGACGGCCGCACCCTCTCCGTACAGGTCGACGACGGCCCGCGCGCGCTCGCCGCGGTGGTCGGCGAGCTGACGGCGGCGGGCATCGAGCTGCACGACGCGGGCATGCGACGGCCGACCCTCGACGACGTGTTCCTCCGGCTCACCGGGCATGCGACGGCCGGGAACGAGGAGGACGGGGACGGGGGCGCGACGGGAGCCGGCGGATCCGATCCCGCGGCCGTGCACCGCGCCGCCGGCCGCGCGCAGGGGTCGGACGCGGCATGA
- a CDS encoding ABC transporter permease: protein MTAVEGRRAARAPRPEPRATFGTWLEDGWIATRRNLIKIKRLPDILVFTLIQPIMFVLLFSFVYAGAIDIPGSDYKEFIMAGIFAQTVVFGSTYSGSAMANDLKDGIIDRFRTLPMSPSAVLVGRTNGDLLINVFSMVVMLATGLVVGWRVRSSLVEALAGVALLLLFAYALSWVMALLGMSVRSPEVINNASFLVLFPLTFISNAFVPSDTLPTPLRVFAEYNPVSSVVLAARQLFGNVPPGAPEPDAWTLQHPIVTTLAWAAVLLVVAVPLAVRKYRTISTR from the coding sequence ATGACCGCCGTGGAGGGCCGCAGGGCCGCCCGCGCGCCGCGTCCCGAGCCGCGCGCCACGTTCGGCACGTGGCTCGAGGACGGGTGGATCGCCACGCGTCGGAACCTCATCAAGATCAAGCGGCTGCCGGACATCCTCGTCTTCACGCTGATCCAGCCGATCATGTTCGTGCTGCTGTTCAGCTTCGTCTACGCGGGCGCCATCGACATCCCGGGCAGCGACTACAAGGAGTTCATCATGGCGGGCATCTTCGCCCAGACCGTGGTCTTCGGCTCCACCTACTCGGGCTCGGCGATGGCGAACGACCTGAAGGACGGGATCATCGACCGCTTCCGCACCCTGCCGATGAGCCCGTCGGCGGTGCTCGTGGGGCGCACGAACGGCGACCTGCTCATCAACGTGTTCTCCATGGTCGTGATGCTCGCCACCGGGCTCGTCGTCGGCTGGCGCGTGCGCTCGAGCCTCGTCGAGGCCCTCGCGGGCGTCGCGCTCCTGCTGCTGTTCGCCTACGCCCTGTCCTGGGTGATGGCGCTGCTCGGCATGAGCGTGCGGAGCCCGGAGGTGATCAACAACGCGTCGTTCCTCGTGCTGTTCCCGCTGACCTTCATCAGCAACGCCTTCGTGCCGAGCGACACGCTGCCGACGCCGCTGCGGGTGTTCGCCGAGTACAACCCCGTGTCGTCGGTGGTGCTCGCCGCGCGGCAGCTGTTCGGGAACGTGCCGCCGGGCGCGCCGGAGCCGGACGCGTGGACGCTGCAGCACCCGATCGTGACGACGCTCGCGTGGGCGGCGGTGCTCCTCGTCGTCGCGGTGCCGCTCGCCGTGCGGAAGTACCGGACGATCAGCACGCGCTGA
- the purU gene encoding formyltetrahydrofolate deformylase gives MTDQATRARAPHRVLSFSCDDRPGIVHAIAGAIVEAGGDITESQQFSSADTGRFFMRLQIQTAADDDRLAAALAAVVQRYDATWHLDEVGRPLRTLVLGSTAEHCVNDLLFRQRAGQLPVEIPLVLSNHGRLADLAGFYGVPFEHVPVTDEESKAAFEARVMRAVEEHDIELVVLARYMQILSPGLCAALSGRIINIHHSFLPGFKGANPYKQAHARGVKLIGATAHFVTSDLDEGPIVEQNVVRVDHSRSARELMAIGQDEESRTLTQAVRWFAEHRVLLDGARTIIFR, from the coding sequence ATGACCGACCAGGCCACCCGGGCGCGCGCCCCGCACCGCGTCCTCAGCTTCTCCTGCGACGACCGTCCCGGCATCGTCCACGCCATCGCCGGCGCCATCGTCGAGGCGGGCGGCGACATCACCGAGTCGCAGCAGTTCTCGAGCGCCGACACGGGCCGGTTCTTCATGCGCCTCCAGATCCAGACCGCCGCCGACGACGACCGGCTGGCCGCCGCGCTCGCCGCGGTGGTGCAGCGCTACGACGCGACGTGGCACCTCGACGAGGTGGGCCGGCCGCTCCGCACGCTGGTGCTCGGATCCACCGCCGAGCACTGCGTGAACGACCTGCTCTTCCGGCAGCGCGCGGGCCAGCTGCCCGTCGAGATCCCGCTGGTGCTCAGCAACCACGGGCGCCTCGCCGACCTCGCGGGCTTCTACGGCGTGCCGTTCGAGCACGTGCCCGTCACCGACGAGGAGTCCAAGGCCGCGTTCGAGGCGCGCGTGATGCGCGCGGTCGAGGAGCACGACATCGAGCTGGTGGTGCTCGCCCGCTACATGCAGATCCTCTCCCCCGGGCTGTGCGCGGCGCTCAGCGGTCGGATCATCAACATCCACCACTCGTTCCTGCCCGGCTTCAAGGGCGCGAACCCGTACAAGCAGGCGCACGCGCGCGGAGTGAAGCTCATCGGCGCGACCGCCCACTTCGTCACGAGCGACCTCGACGAGGGCCCCATCGTGGAGCAGAACGTCGTGCGGGTGGACCACTCGCGGAGCGCCCGCGAGCTCATGGCCATCGGCCAGGACGAGGAGTCGCGCACGCTCACGCAGGCCGTGCGCTGGTTCGCGGAGCACCGCGTGCTGCTCGACGGGGCGCGGACGATCATCTTCCGCTGA
- a CDS encoding MFS transporter codes for MTNTSPIFLPDPDRAAHAGRRSPAPPHDPADPAFRFPWVGILTLAACVFLSVTSEMLPTGLLSEMSGDLGVEESRVGLLVSVFAVAVVVSSAPLAALTRRVPRHALLLAVLAVFATSNLLTALAPTFELVVATRVLGGLAHGLFWAVVGAYSAHLVPPALIGRAVALTVGGGSLAFVLGVPLGTAAGQALGWRAAFAGIGVLTLLGILLTWRFLPAVGRPEREAPADAPAGARLGMRQRMAGQGVGGVLFVCLTAMVIMIGQYGFYTYVDPFVTRVMGIPEQQLSAMLFGYGIAGAGGLLLAGTVFSSRPQLGVLAGLAAAALGVTALALVPGLWAVAIPGFLLWGLAFGAIPSLLQTRMLHAAHPSFRDTASSFYTTAFNVGIGGGALAGGALLDGLGIASLPGAFLLVMAVSLVLVVGSAGRAARGRAVARADG; via the coding sequence ATGACGAACACCTCCCCCATCTTCCTGCCCGATCCCGACCGCGCCGCGCACGCCGGCCGGCGGTCCCCGGCGCCCCCGCACGACCCCGCCGACCCGGCGTTCCGGTTCCCGTGGGTCGGCATCCTCACGCTCGCGGCGTGCGTCTTCCTCAGCGTGACGAGCGAGATGCTGCCCACCGGCCTCCTCAGCGAGATGAGCGGCGACCTCGGCGTGGAGGAGTCGCGCGTCGGCCTCCTCGTCTCGGTGTTCGCGGTCGCCGTGGTGGTCTCGAGCGCGCCGCTCGCGGCCCTCACCCGCCGGGTGCCGCGGCACGCGCTGCTGCTCGCGGTGCTCGCCGTCTTCGCGACGAGCAACCTCCTCACGGCGCTCGCGCCCACGTTCGAGCTCGTCGTCGCGACGCGCGTGCTCGGCGGACTCGCGCACGGCCTGTTCTGGGCGGTCGTCGGCGCGTACTCGGCGCACCTCGTGCCGCCCGCGCTCATCGGCCGGGCCGTCGCGCTGACGGTCGGCGGCGGCAGCCTGGCGTTCGTCCTCGGGGTGCCGCTCGGCACCGCGGCCGGGCAGGCCCTCGGCTGGCGGGCGGCGTTCGCGGGGATCGGCGTGCTCACCCTGCTCGGGATCCTGCTCACCTGGCGATTCCTGCCGGCGGTCGGTCGGCCCGAGCGGGAGGCGCCCGCGGACGCACCGGCGGGTGCGCGCCTCGGGATGCGGCAGCGCATGGCCGGGCAGGGCGTCGGCGGCGTGCTGTTCGTGTGCCTCACGGCGATGGTCATCATGATCGGCCAGTACGGCTTCTACACGTACGTCGACCCGTTCGTCACGCGCGTGATGGGGATCCCGGAGCAGCAGCTGAGCGCCATGCTCTTCGGCTACGGGATCGCGGGCGCCGGAGGGCTCCTGCTCGCCGGCACCGTGTTCTCCAGCCGCCCTCAGCTCGGCGTGCTCGCCGGCCTCGCGGCCGCGGCGCTCGGGGTCACCGCCCTCGCGCTCGTGCCGGGCCTCTGGGCCGTCGCGATCCCCGGCTTCCTCCTCTGGGGCCTCGCGTTCGGCGCGATCCCGTCCCTGCTCCAGACGCGCATGCTGCACGCGGCGCACCCGTCCTTCCGCGACACCGCGAGCTCCTTCTACACGACGGCCTTCAACGTCGGGATCGGCGGCGGGGCGCTCGCGGGCGGCGCGCTCCTCGACGGACTCGGCATCGCGTCGCTCCCGGGGGCGTTCCTCCTGGTGATGGCGGTCTCGCTCGTGCTCGTGGTCGGATCCGCGGGCCGGGCCGCCCGCGGTCGCGCCGTCGCGCGCGCCGACGGCTGA